The following proteins are co-located in the Onychomys torridus chromosome 6, mOncTor1.1, whole genome shotgun sequence genome:
- the LOC118586200 gene encoding speckle-type POZ protein-like, which produces MSGDQTWDDPQNRVQNFFYRWTISNFRFIQEEIREHIRSPIFSIGAHDKWCLRVNLNGVDEESADYLSVYLVLLSCPKNPVWAKFQLFIVSTEGETTHGESKPIISMFVPGVELGFKKFILRNFLLAFAPWFLPDDKLILLCKVSMVHESLSTSDQNRKPEIQVPRCTLADDLGELWENSRFTDCCLVVAGHEFQAHKAILAASSPVFRAMFQHDIEESRKNRVEIPDLEPQVFKVMMDFIYMGTAPDLDSMAAAVLAAADKYGLEHLKVMCEDALCRDLSVENAAHTLFLADLNRSGQLKTQALDFITSHASEVSETSGWKTMVGSCPHLVDEAYHCLTSAHCPFREPPSNA; this is translated from the coding sequence ATGTCAGGGGACCAGACATGGGACGATCCCCAAAACAGGGTCCAGAACTTTTTCTACAGGTGGACCATCAGCAACTTCCGTTTTATTCAGGAGGAAATTCGGGAACACATTAGAAGCCCAATTTTCTCAATAGGAGCCCATGACAAATGGTGTTTGAGAGTAAACCTAAATGGAGTGGATGAAGAAAGTGCAGATTACCTGTCAGTTTACCTAGTGTTGCTCAGCTGTCCAAAGAATCCTGTTTGGGCAAAGTTCCAGTTATTTATTGTTAGTACCGAAGGAGAGACAACCCACGGTGAGAGCAAACCTATAATCTCTATGTTCGTGCCAGGTGTTGAACTGGGATTTAAAAAGTTCATCCTTCGAAACTTCCTCTTGGCCTTTGCACCTTGGTTTCTCCCAGATGACAAGCTCATCCTCCTCTGCAAGGTGAGCATGGTCCATGAATCTTTGAGTACCTCTGACCAGAACAGAAAGCCAGAAATTCAGGTTCCCAGATGCACATTGGCAGATGATCTAGGAGAGCTGTGGGAGAATTCCCGATTCACAGACTGCTGCCTAGTGGTAGCTGGCCATGAATTCCAGGCTCACAAAGCCATCTTAGCAGCTAgctctccagttttcagagccatgtttcaacatgatatagaggagagcaggaagaatCGTGTTGAGATCCCTGACCTGGAGCCACAAGTCTTCAAGGTAATGATGGACTTCATTTACATGGGAACAGCGCCAGACCTGGACAGCATGGCAGCTgctgtgctggcagctgctgacaaGTATGGCCTGGAGCATTTGAAAGTCATGTGTGAGGATGCTCTCTGCAGGGACCTCTCTGTGGAGAACGCTGCCCATACTCTCTTCTTGGCTGACCTCAATAGAtcagggcagctgaaaacccAGGCACTGGATTTCATTACATCTCatgcttctgaggtctctgagacTTCAGGCTGGAAGACAATGGTGGGTTCATGTCCCCACTTGGTAGATGAAGcataccattgcctgacttctgctCACTGCCCTTTCCGGGAGCCCCCCTCAAATGCCTAA